In Chitinibacter sp. SCUT-21, a single genomic region encodes these proteins:
- a CDS encoding HIT family protein encodes MSISCPLCENDGGQVVWRNELARVVLADEPNYPGFCRVILHRHQAEMTDLTVEERSQLMAIVWAVETCVRNTLKPTKINLASLGNMVPHLHWHIIPRWQDDLHFPAPVWANAEPSRQIHQVPAAQLQQLRFQLEQLKP; translated from the coding sequence ATGAGCATCAGCTGCCCACTCTGTGAAAACGATGGAGGCCAAGTCGTTTGGCGTAATGAATTGGCCCGAGTCGTGTTGGCCGATGAACCCAACTATCCAGGTTTTTGCCGCGTTATTTTGCATCGCCATCAGGCAGAAATGACTGACTTGACGGTGGAAGAGCGCAGTCAGCTGATGGCTATCGTCTGGGCGGTGGAAACCTGTGTGCGCAATACACTCAAGCCAACTAAGATTAATTTAGCCAGCTTGGGAAATATGGTGCCTCACTTGCATTGGCATATTATTCCTCGCTGGCAAGATGACCTGCATTTTCCCGCTCCAGTTTGGGCCAATGCAGAACCTAGTCGGCAAATTCATCAGGTTCCGGCTGCACAATTACAGCAATTGCGTTTTCAACTTGAGCAACTAAAGCCATGA
- a CDS encoding FAD/FMN-binding oxidoreductase, whose translation MADQTATPFAHTHERLREIPYNYTSFSDREIVIRLLGQDGWRVLDELRQERKTGRSARMLFEVLGDIWVVKRNPYVQDDLLENNKRLKLLVEAMHHRLAEIEKRRQENERVNVLLARTRQAVDEFEREFRDIAILRKKVMKKMGALTRKDNIQFDGLARVSHVTDATDWRVEYPFVVLTPDTEAEMAPLVSACIELGLTIIPRGGGTGYTGGAVPLTPLSAVINTEKLDRHQGVEKIRIPGVDHEVSTIQCGAGVVTRRVMEAAEDAGLVFAVDPTSADASCIGGNVAMNAGGKKAVLWGTALDNLVSWKMVDPDGNWLFIERMDHNLGKIHDAKEATFRISKFKPDGKTKLSEDTLVIPGSTFRKEGLGKDVTDKFLAGLPGIQKEGTDGLITSARFVLHRMPDHIRTVCLEFFGEVSRAVPSIVEIKNYLDAHPTVQLAGLEHLDWRYVRAVGYATKAKSKGRPKMVLIADIVSDDEKALGEATSHVVQLANARGGEGFVAVLPEQRKKFWLDRARTAAIAKHTNAFKINEDVVIPLPRLGEYSDAIERINIELSIHNKLELLDHLSDFFTQGRLPFDTSDAPVSHDVLIGDRRESALSFIEQTRKHWMWINTNLDDAFELYQTAFPHMPLEKAVDANELPQSVFHALRDFVLRISYKRELLTELETLFSGRTDKPILDAIHALHQKVLKGRTWVALHMHAGDGNVHTNLPVNSDDYEMLQRAHHAVARIMQVARDLNGVISGEHGIGITKYEFLTREELAPFEAYKQKVDPNGHFNKGKLMPGADLTDAYTPSFSLLGTESLILEQSDIGSISNMVKDCLRCGKCKPVCSTHVPRANLLYSPRNKILATGLLTEAFLYEEQTRRGISLKHFEELGDVADHCTVCHRCVNPCPVKIDFGDVSVAMRNFLRKEGKKKFNPGSALGMTFLTLKDPATIKLMRAVMIGWGYQAQRLGHSLAKKFGLLKGVTKQPPSTLGTAPIKAQVIHFINKPMPGGLPKKTARALLDVEDSNVVPVIRDPQRLNEENEAVFYFPGCGSERLFSQVGLATQAMLWHVGTTTVLPPGYLCCGYPQTSSGQQDKGDKITMENRVLFHRLANTLNYLDIKTVVVSCGTCMDQLLKYRFEEIFPGCRLLDIHEYLLEKGVKLEGVSGTQYMYHEPCHTPMKTYKGIEVANELMGQRVDLNDRCCGESGTFAVARPDISTQVRFRKQEEMEKGAAKLRADAGDAKAPVKILTSCPSCMQGLSRYNDDAGTEADYIVVEIAKTVLGQNWMPEYVAKAGNGGIERVLL comes from the coding sequence ATGGCCGACCAGACCGCCACGCCCTTTGCTCACACGCATGAACGTTTGCGTGAAATTCCGTATAACTACACCTCGTTTTCCGATCGTGAAATCGTCATCCGCCTCTTAGGGCAAGATGGTTGGCGAGTATTGGACGAGTTACGTCAGGAACGTAAAACTGGCCGTTCGGCGCGGATGCTGTTTGAGGTACTCGGCGACATCTGGGTCGTAAAGCGCAACCCATACGTCCAAGACGATTTATTGGAAAACAATAAACGTTTGAAATTGTTGGTTGAAGCGATGCATCATCGCTTGGCTGAAATTGAAAAACGCCGCCAAGAAAATGAACGCGTGAACGTGCTACTAGCACGGACACGTCAAGCAGTTGACGAGTTTGAACGCGAATTCCGTGACATTGCCATTTTGCGCAAAAAAGTCATGAAAAAAATGGGCGCGCTCACCCGCAAAGACAATATCCAATTCGATGGTTTGGCGCGCGTCTCGCACGTCACCGACGCGACCGACTGGCGGGTTGAATACCCCTTCGTCGTACTCACACCCGATACTGAAGCCGAAATGGCGCCGCTGGTTTCCGCCTGTATCGAACTTGGGTTGACTATTATTCCGCGCGGGGGTGGTACCGGCTATACCGGTGGTGCAGTTCCGCTCACACCATTGAGTGCGGTCATTAATACCGAGAAACTCGATCGTCACCAAGGTGTAGAAAAGATTCGCATTCCAGGTGTCGATCACGAAGTTTCAACCATCCAGTGCGGCGCAGGTGTGGTCACCCGCCGCGTGATGGAAGCGGCGGAAGACGCTGGCCTTGTATTTGCTGTTGACCCAACATCTGCCGATGCTTCCTGTATTGGTGGCAATGTCGCGATGAATGCTGGCGGCAAAAAAGCCGTGCTCTGGGGCACAGCGCTCGACAATTTGGTCAGCTGGAAAATGGTCGATCCGGATGGTAATTGGTTGTTCATCGAGCGGATGGACCACAATCTGGGCAAAATCCACGACGCTAAAGAAGCTACTTTCCGCATTAGCAAATTCAAACCTGATGGCAAAACCAAACTCAGTGAAGACACGCTCGTTATTCCAGGCAGCACTTTCCGAAAAGAAGGCCTGGGTAAAGACGTAACAGACAAGTTCCTTGCGGGTTTGCCGGGCATACAGAAGGAGGGTACCGATGGTTTGATCACTAGCGCGCGCTTTGTATTGCATCGCATGCCTGATCACATCCGTACTGTTTGCTTGGAATTCTTCGGTGAAGTCAGCCGCGCAGTACCATCAATTGTTGAAATCAAAAACTATCTGGATGCACACCCAACCGTACAATTAGCCGGTCTTGAGCATTTGGACTGGCGCTATGTACGTGCCGTGGGTTACGCCACCAAGGCCAAATCCAAAGGCCGTCCGAAGATGGTCTTGATCGCCGATATCGTATCGGACGATGAAAAGGCGCTGGGCGAAGCCACCAGCCATGTGGTGCAATTGGCCAACGCCCGTGGTGGCGAAGGTTTTGTTGCGGTGCTGCCAGAGCAGCGCAAAAAATTCTGGCTCGATCGCGCCCGTACGGCCGCGATTGCCAAACACACCAACGCCTTCAAGATTAACGAAGACGTGGTCATTCCTTTACCACGGTTGGGCGAATACTCGGACGCAATTGAACGCATTAATATCGAATTATCGATTCACAACAAGCTCGAGCTGCTCGATCATTTGAGCGATTTTTTCACTCAAGGTCGCCTGCCGTTTGATACCAGCGATGCCCCCGTCAGCCATGATGTACTGATCGGTGATCGCCGCGAATCGGCGCTGAGCTTTATCGAACAAACGCGTAAACACTGGATGTGGATTAATACGAATTTGGATGATGCTTTCGAGCTATACCAAACCGCATTCCCACACATGCCGCTCGAAAAAGCGGTCGATGCCAATGAATTGCCGCAAAGTGTCTTCCACGCCCTGCGCGATTTTGTGCTGCGTATTTCGTACAAACGCGAATTGCTCACCGAATTGGAAACACTGTTTAGCGGCCGTACCGACAAGCCGATTTTGGATGCGATTCACGCGCTGCATCAAAAGGTGCTCAAAGGCCGCACGTGGGTGGCGCTGCATATGCACGCCGGTGATGGCAATGTGCATACCAACTTGCCAGTCAATTCAGACGACTACGAGATGCTGCAACGCGCCCACCACGCAGTGGCGCGCATTATGCAAGTGGCCCGTGATCTGAATGGTGTTATTTCAGGTGAGCACGGCATTGGCATTACCAAGTACGAATTCTTAACGCGCGAAGAGCTCGCGCCATTTGAAGCGTACAAACAAAAAGTCGATCCGAACGGCCACTTCAACAAAGGCAAGTTGATGCCGGGTGCCGATCTAACCGACGCCTACACGCCGTCATTCTCGCTTCTCGGCACTGAGTCGCTGATTCTCGAGCAATCGGATATTGGCAGCATCAGCAATATGGTCAAAGACTGTTTGCGCTGCGGTAAATGTAAACCTGTTTGCTCCACGCATGTCCCGCGTGCGAACTTGCTCTACAGCCCGCGCAATAAGATTTTGGCCACCGGTTTACTGACCGAAGCATTCCTGTATGAAGAACAAACGCGCCGCGGCATTTCACTGAAGCACTTTGAAGAGCTGGGTGATGTAGCCGACCATTGCACGGTTTGCCACCGCTGCGTGAACCCGTGCCCAGTGAAAATCGACTTTGGCGATGTATCGGTGGCGATGCGTAATTTCTTGCGCAAAGAAGGCAAAAAGAAATTCAACCCGGGTTCGGCACTGGGTATGACTTTCTTGACCTTAAAAGATCCGGCTACGATCAAATTGATGCGCGCCGTGATGATTGGTTGGGGTTACCAAGCACAGCGTTTGGGCCATTCACTGGCGAAGAAATTTGGCCTGTTGAAAGGCGTAACCAAGCAACCACCGTCGACCTTAGGCACGGCGCCGATTAAGGCGCAGGTGATTCACTTCATCAATAAGCCGATGCCAGGTGGCTTACCGAAGAAAACGGCCCGCGCTTTGCTTGATGTTGAAGATAGCAATGTGGTGCCAGTGATTCGTGACCCACAACGCCTCAATGAAGAGAACGAAGCGGTGTTCTACTTCCCGGGTTGCGGCTCAGAGCGCCTGTTTAGCCAAGTGGGTTTGGCGACGCAAGCGATGCTTTGGCATGTCGGTACAACGACCGTCTTGCCGCCAGGCTATCTGTGCTGCGGCTATCCGCAAACATCGAGCGGCCAGCAAGATAAAGGTGACAAGATCACGATGGAAAACCGCGTGCTGTTCCATCGCTTGGCCAATACCTTGAATTATCTGGATATCAAAACCGTGGTCGTTTCGTGCGGCACGTGTATGGATCAGCTGCTCAAATATCGTTTTGAAGAGATTTTCCCAGGCTGCCGCCTGTTGGATATCCATGAGTATCTACTTGAAAAAGGCGTCAAGCTTGAAGGTGTGAGTGGTACCCAGTATATGTATCACGAGCCATGCCATACGCCGATGAAGACGTACAAAGGCATCGAGGTGGCCAACGAGCTGATGGGGCAACGTGTTGACCTGAATGATCGTTGCTGCGGCGAGTCAGGTACATTCGCTGTGGCGCGCCCTGATATTTCGACGCAAGTTCGCTTCCGTAAGCAAGAAGAGATGGAAAAAGGTGCGGCTAAATTGCGCGCCGATGCCGGCGACGCTAAAGCGCCAGTGAAGATTCTAACTTCTTGCCCATCGTGTATGCAGGGCTTAAGCCGTTATAACGACGATGCGGGCACCGAAGCTGACTACATCGTGGTAGAAATTGCCAAAACCGTGCTGGGCCAAAACTGGATGCCTGAGTATGTAGCAAAAGCAGGTAATGGCGGTATTGAGCGAGTTTTACTGTAA
- a CDS encoding chitinase: MRTCAPPPPSPTPVVTPSTTPVVTPTATPTATPAITPPSPTPCATVVGAGGCNDVAKHALIGYWHNFTNPSGDTFRIRDVPNEWDVIMISFADDAGNGAVAFNLDKNAGTEAEFIADVAAKRAQGKKVVLSLGGQEGRMTLSTKANVDNFVNSLHAIITKYGFDGIDLDLESGAGVVLGTPIINNLIDAVKQLKAKVGPTFYLSMAPEHPYVQGGYVAYSGIWGAYLPIIDGLRNDLNMIHVQYYNNGGLWSPYSNGALNEGTVDALVGGSLMLIEGFKTVGGTGWEFKGLRPDQVAFGVPSGRNSANTGFVSNQVVSDALTCLTQLQNCGTVKPKQAYPSYRGVMTWSINWDKKDGYSFSKPTSATLKALPK; this comes from the coding sequence ATGCGGACCTGCGCGCCTCCACCGCCAAGTCCAACGCCAGTGGTAACTCCAAGCACGACTCCAGTCGTTACGCCAACTGCCACTCCAACTGCTACACCTGCCATTACCCCCCCAAGCCCAACACCTTGCGCAACCGTCGTGGGTGCAGGTGGCTGCAATGATGTAGCCAAACACGCGCTGATTGGTTACTGGCACAACTTCACCAACCCATCTGGCGACACGTTCCGCATTCGTGACGTTCCAAATGAGTGGGACGTGATTATGATTTCGTTTGCTGATGACGCTGGCAATGGCGCGGTGGCATTCAACTTAGATAAAAATGCCGGTACCGAAGCTGAGTTTATTGCTGATGTAGCCGCCAAACGCGCGCAAGGCAAAAAAGTCGTGTTGTCACTAGGCGGTCAAGAAGGTCGCATGACTTTGTCGACTAAGGCCAATGTCGACAACTTCGTTAATAGCCTGCACGCCATCATCACCAAGTATGGTTTTGACGGCATCGACTTAGATTTGGAAAGCGGCGCAGGTGTTGTATTGGGCACGCCGATCATCAACAACCTGATCGACGCGGTAAAACAGCTCAAAGCCAAAGTGGGCCCGACGTTCTACCTCTCAATGGCGCCAGAACACCCTTATGTACAGGGTGGCTATGTAGCTTACTCAGGCATTTGGGGCGCTTACCTACCGATTATCGACGGTCTGCGTAATGATCTGAATATGATTCACGTTCAGTACTACAACAACGGCGGCCTGTGGAGCCCTTATTCAAACGGGGCCTTGAATGAAGGTACGGTTGACGCCTTGGTTGGTGGTTCACTGATGCTGATCGAAGGCTTCAAAACCGTGGGTGGTACAGGTTGGGAATTCAAAGGCCTGCGCCCTGATCAAGTAGCCTTTGGGGTTCCAAGCGGTCGCAACTCAGCCAACACGGGTTTTGTGAGCAATCAAGTGGTGAGCGATGCATTGACTTGCCTGACTCAATTGCAAAATTGCGGCACAGTTAAACCCAAACAGGCTTATCCAAGCTACCGTGGGGTTATGACGTGGTCAATCAACTGGGATAAGAAAGATGGCTACAGCTTCTCTAAGCCTACCTCGGCCACGCTCAAAGCACTACCGAAGTAA
- a CDS encoding tetratricopeptide repeat protein: MNSDQRLIESLYEQSKRLIYTDPSASLHLINQAVDLLPAEVDPQFRIAVVYQQIEMLTAIGRIHEALILLHQTLVIAETENLEVERGNLLYHIGIAHYTTGDFGTALDFWRDCLNLENEGFSAATRINTHISVGQLYFAFHMPEDALRHHQQAMKWVDSQIESELYVRVLINLVADLYELGRYDEALSYLDEAEPQARAIEHFEYVGEALGYRTMILLAQNRLDEIASILEQGHAMERYWAWGEISWKVVTGKILQAQHEYSQAIECFLEALALSNKYECTSKVHIIHSVLAHAYGDMGNHELAEKHQRLYQEHFKRLGSPEIFARLQQLEVQLENT; encoded by the coding sequence ATGAACTCAGATCAACGCCTCATAGAATCACTCTACGAACAAAGCAAACGATTGATCTATACCGATCCGAGTGCATCGTTGCATCTAATCAATCAAGCGGTTGATCTACTGCCTGCCGAAGTTGATCCGCAGTTTCGTATTGCCGTTGTTTATCAACAAATCGAAATGCTAACGGCCATCGGCCGCATTCATGAAGCTTTGATTTTATTGCATCAAACGCTAGTCATTGCAGAGACGGAAAATCTCGAAGTAGAACGTGGTAACTTGCTATATCACATCGGTATTGCCCATTACACCACGGGCGACTTTGGCACTGCACTCGATTTTTGGCGTGATTGTTTAAATCTAGAAAATGAAGGATTTTCTGCGGCCACTCGTATCAACACGCATATTTCTGTGGGGCAACTTTATTTTGCCTTTCATATGCCTGAAGACGCCTTGAGACATCATCAACAGGCGATGAAATGGGTTGATAGCCAAATCGAATCTGAGCTATATGTCCGCGTATTAATTAATTTAGTTGCCGATCTGTATGAATTGGGCCGCTATGATGAAGCGCTAAGCTATCTTGATGAAGCGGAACCCCAAGCTCGGGCGATTGAACATTTTGAATACGTTGGCGAAGCACTCGGCTACCGTACGATGATTTTGTTGGCACAAAATCGGCTCGATGAGATTGCATCAATCTTAGAGCAAGGACATGCTATGGAACGATATTGGGCATGGGGAGAGATCAGCTGGAAAGTCGTTACCGGCAAAATTCTTCAAGCTCAACACGAATACTCTCAGGCCATTGAGTGTTTTTTAGAGGCCCTCGCACTCAGCAATAAATATGAATGCACGAGTAAAGTACATATTATCCATTCCGTGTTAGCGCATGCCTACGGCGATATGGGAAATCACGAGCTCGCAGAAAAACACCAGCGGCTCTATCAGGAACATTTTAAGCGTCTAGGCTCTCCCGAAATTTTTGCGCGACTGCAGCAACTTGAAGTTCAACTCGAAAATACATAG
- a CDS encoding sulfoxide reductase heme-binding subunit YedZ: protein MQAFFRSTRLWFFVSLYPLLRGVWCVVQGDLVNPIEFITRSSGTWTLVFLLLTLSMTPLRQLTGWSGWQNYRRMLGLYAFFYASLHFATYIWLDQFFAWGEIYTDVLKRPFITVGFAAFILLIPLAATSNKLMMRRLKRRWGQLHRLVYLIAILAVTHYWWLVKKDLSQPIIYAAVLAVLLGWRMQRHWRQLRA, encoded by the coding sequence TTGCAGGCTTTCTTTCGCAGTACTCGTTTGTGGTTTTTCGTCTCGCTGTATCCATTGTTGCGTGGCGTGTGGTGTGTGGTGCAGGGCGATTTGGTTAACCCGATTGAATTTATCACGCGCTCTAGCGGAACATGGACGCTGGTGTTTTTGCTGCTGACTTTGAGTATGACACCGTTGCGTCAGCTCACCGGCTGGTCGGGTTGGCAAAATTATCGGCGCATGTTGGGTTTGTACGCGTTTTTTTACGCCAGCCTGCACTTCGCCACGTATATCTGGTTGGATCAGTTTTTTGCTTGGGGCGAGATTTATACCGATGTGCTGAAACGGCCATTTATTACCGTGGGTTTTGCCGCGTTTATATTGCTGATTCCGCTGGCTGCCACGTCAAACAAGCTGATGATGCGCCGCTTAAAACGTCGCTGGGGGCAGTTGCATCGCTTGGTCTATCTGATCGCGATACTGGCGGTGACGCATTATTGGTGGCTGGTCAAAAAAGATTTAAGCCAGCCCATCATTTATGCCGCGGTATTGGCTGTGTTGTTGGGTTGGCGTATGCAGCGCCATTGGCGACAATTGCGCGCTTAA
- a CDS encoding GGDEF domain-containing protein, with the protein MATHLDIQNLNQRARALAREHHAEALACAQQAAVYAIALNDDLGFTESIFIQGSIIALQGSYEEGLSLMRHALYMAKLHQIKSLIPDCLQEIARACYTRGEYDHALDAWTQCLDAALAIDARDIYIKGQIGLGQLYFAHDDFYSALNHHLKARDYAYQCQDPSVLAAIEINIGADQFELQHYDSAKNTLKQALVYAQKADNLEYQAAAMGTLGRIALAEDDLALARSLLERARGINRRHDNCWGEAHNLYNLGLLARKEHTVDEAIAFFSAGLSAAQNIGAAHLVFQLEFALSSALELRGEYAAALKYHQQGYQHHYQLLCQATPQRLHTMEIKLDAEKIRMENASLREQNDFERQARQQSEYMASQDPLTGLFNRRGFELRSLNFLHSNPEHREPLALLMLDIDYFKHVNDRWGHLIGDHVLRQVAALLKSGCRQDDVVCRWGGEEFLILLPSRNGLPAREVAERLRAMVENWTWEKIERDLQITLSIGVTLYQNETHVNQMVQRADQNLYRAKQAGRNQVVY; encoded by the coding sequence ATGGCCACTCATCTGGATATTCAAAATCTAAATCAACGAGCCAGGGCGCTAGCACGCGAACACCATGCAGAAGCCCTCGCCTGCGCGCAACAGGCCGCAGTCTATGCCATCGCACTCAATGATGACTTGGGTTTTACTGAGTCAATCTTTATTCAAGGCAGTATCATCGCTTTACAAGGTAGTTATGAAGAAGGCCTATCGCTGATGCGGCATGCCTTGTATATGGCCAAGCTACATCAAATCAAATCGCTCATTCCTGATTGTTTACAAGAAATTGCCCGAGCCTGTTATACACGAGGCGAATACGACCATGCCCTTGATGCATGGACTCAATGTCTTGATGCGGCCTTGGCGATTGATGCACGTGATATTTATATCAAAGGTCAAATTGGCTTGGGGCAACTGTATTTCGCGCATGATGATTTTTACAGCGCGCTCAATCATCACCTTAAAGCGCGTGATTACGCTTATCAATGCCAAGACCCAAGTGTTTTGGCAGCCATTGAAATCAATATTGGCGCAGACCAATTCGAATTACAGCACTATGACAGTGCCAAAAATACGCTCAAACAAGCCCTGGTTTATGCACAAAAAGCAGACAATCTCGAGTATCAAGCGGCTGCGATGGGCACCTTGGGTCGGATAGCCCTAGCAGAAGATGACCTTGCATTAGCCCGATCTTTACTTGAAAGAGCCCGTGGGATTAACAGAAGGCATGATAATTGCTGGGGTGAAGCACACAATTTATACAATTTAGGCCTATTAGCTCGCAAAGAGCATACAGTGGATGAGGCAATAGCATTTTTTTCTGCCGGATTGAGTGCCGCGCAAAATATCGGAGCGGCCCATTTAGTTTTTCAGCTTGAATTTGCCCTCTCTAGCGCACTAGAACTACGCGGGGAATATGCGGCAGCCCTTAAGTATCATCAGCAAGGATATCAGCACCATTATCAGTTGCTATGTCAGGCCACTCCACAACGACTACACACGATGGAAATCAAGCTCGACGCCGAGAAAATACGCATGGAAAATGCCAGTTTGCGTGAGCAAAACGATTTCGAACGACAAGCCCGTCAACAAAGTGAATATATGGCCTCGCAAGACCCATTAACGGGGCTATTTAACCGTCGTGGGTTTGAATTACGCAGCTTGAATTTTCTCCACTCCAATCCAGAGCATCGAGAGCCACTTGCCTTACTGATGCTTGATATCGATTATTTTAAGCATGTCAATGATCGCTGGGGGCATCTGATTGGCGATCATGTTCTACGCCAAGTAGCGGCACTATTGAAATCTGGTTGCCGCCAAGATGATGTAGTTTGCCGGTGGGGCGGCGAAGAATTCTTGATTTTGCTACCGTCACGTAATGGCTTACCGGCTCGAGAAGTTGCTGAGCGTTTACGAGCGATGGTTGAGAACTGGACTTGGGAAAAAATCGAACGCGATTTGCAAATCACTTTGAGCATTGGTGTCACGCTCTATCAAAATGAAACCCATGTAAACCAAATGGTCCAGCGTGCCGACCAAAATTTATATCGTGCCAAGCAAGCTGGACGTAACCAAGTAGTTTACTAA
- a CDS encoding iron-containing alcohol dehydrogenase, which produces MHAFSFHNPCQIEFGQGQIAKLTQLIPINARVLVLYGGGSIKRNGAYEQLQTALSGHDWLEFSGIEPNPEYETLMKAVEYARVEQRNFIVAVGGGSVIDGAKFVAAAVPHEGDCWLIIGNRTQIKSALPIAAVLTLPATGSESNFASVISRRETQDKLSFKNPLVFPKYAILDPSLTFSLPTRQIGNGVVDAFVHTIEQYLTYPNEARVQDRFAEGILQTLIEIGPITLAEPNNYDARANLMWAANQALYGMVGLGQPQDWATHAIGHELTMLFGLDHARTLAIVLPALWRYRFAAKQAKLAQYGRRVWGLTGSDNTVAQHAIDNTSAYFQQMGLATTLSAYAIDAQTAADNVAAQLIRHNRLKLGENQDLSPEDCRAILITAA; this is translated from the coding sequence ATGCATGCGTTTAGTTTTCATAACCCCTGTCAAATTGAATTCGGTCAAGGGCAAATCGCCAAACTGACCCAGCTAATTCCCATTAACGCCCGTGTGCTAGTGCTTTATGGCGGCGGAAGTATCAAGCGCAATGGTGCGTATGAGCAGTTGCAAACCGCGCTGAGTGGGCATGACTGGCTAGAATTTTCAGGCATTGAGCCCAATCCTGAATACGAAACGCTAATGAAAGCCGTTGAGTATGCTCGAGTGGAACAGCGCAATTTCATTGTCGCAGTGGGGGGCGGCTCAGTGATCGATGGCGCCAAATTTGTCGCGGCGGCCGTACCACATGAAGGTGACTGTTGGCTGATTATTGGCAATCGGACCCAAATCAAAAGTGCGCTACCAATTGCCGCAGTCCTCACGTTGCCGGCCACAGGATCCGAGAGTAATTTTGCGTCTGTGATTAGCCGTCGTGAAACGCAGGATAAATTATCCTTTAAAAACCCACTGGTTTTCCCGAAATACGCGATTCTTGATCCGAGCTTGACATTTTCATTGCCCACGCGACAAATCGGCAATGGCGTGGTCGATGCATTTGTACACACAATCGAGCAATATTTAACATACCCCAATGAGGCGCGCGTTCAAGATCGTTTTGCCGAAGGTATCTTGCAAACATTGATCGAGATTGGCCCAATTACACTGGCCGAGCCCAATAATTATGATGCCAGAGCCAACTTAATGTGGGCCGCTAATCAAGCCCTGTATGGCATGGTTGGTTTAGGGCAGCCGCAAGATTGGGCAACGCATGCTATCGGGCACGAATTGACTATGCTATTTGGTCTTGATCATGCTCGTACCCTAGCCATCGTACTACCAGCACTCTGGCGTTATCGATTTGCCGCAAAACAAGCCAAGCTAGCACAATATGGCCGCCGAGTTTGGGGGCTTACTGGCAGCGATAACACAGTAGCCCAGCACGCGATTGACAATACCTCTGCATATTTTCAACAAATGGGCTTGGCCACGACACTAAGTGCTTACGCTATCGATGCACAAACAGCTGCCGATAACGTTGCGGCACAATTAATTCGCCATAATCGGCTAAAACTTGGCGAAAATCAGGACCTAAGCCCCGAGGATTGCCGTGCCATTTTAATCACAGCAGCGTAA
- the msrP gene encoding protein-methionine-sulfoxide reductase catalytic subunit MsrP, with translation MLIRKPSDILPSEITPQSVFLNRRQFMAATAGSALLAGEAIAALKTTPSRYSSDEKLNTLKEITTYNNYYEFGTGKDDPANNATRFKGKPWQIAVEGEAGKPRVFGLEELLKIAPLEERIYRLRCVEGWSMVIPWVGIPLASLLKLVAPTANAKFVAFETLNDPKQMPGQLTRVLDWPYREGLRIDEAMHPLTILAVGLYGEVLPNQNGAPVRLVVPWKYGFKSIKAIVKIRLQAQQPATSWNMAAPNEYGFYSNVNPAVAHPRWSQASERRIGEFLKRKTLPFNGYGEQVAHLYKGMDLAKFF, from the coding sequence ATGCTAATTCGCAAACCGAGCGATATTTTGCCGTCAGAAATCACGCCACAATCTGTATTTCTCAATCGTCGGCAATTTATGGCTGCCACTGCGGGCAGCGCTTTGCTGGCAGGCGAAGCCATTGCTGCGTTGAAAACGACGCCAAGTCGCTATTCGAGTGATGAAAAGCTCAATACGCTCAAAGAAATCACTACGTATAACAATTATTACGAATTTGGCACCGGCAAAGACGACCCGGCCAATAATGCGACACGCTTTAAAGGCAAACCATGGCAAATTGCCGTGGAAGGCGAAGCGGGCAAGCCACGCGTGTTTGGTTTGGAAGAACTACTTAAAATTGCACCACTAGAAGAACGTATCTATCGCCTGCGCTGTGTAGAAGGGTGGTCCATGGTGATACCTTGGGTGGGTATTCCGTTGGCTAGCTTGCTCAAGCTCGTAGCGCCCACGGCGAATGCCAAGTTTGTCGCGTTTGAAACGCTGAACGATCCCAAGCAAATGCCGGGGCAGCTAACGCGCGTACTTGATTGGCCGTATCGTGAAGGCTTGCGCATCGACGAGGCCATGCATCCTTTGACAATTTTGGCGGTGGGTTTATACGGCGAAGTATTGCCGAATCAAAATGGCGCGCCGGTGCGGCTGGTGGTGCCGTGGAAATATGGTTTTAAAAGTATTAAGGCCATCGTCAAAATCCGTTTGCAAGCGCAACAACCGGCGACGAGCTGGAATATGGCTGCGCCCAATGAATACGGCTTTTATTCGAATGTGAACCCCGCCGTGGCGCATCCGCGCTGGAGTCAGGCCAGCGAGCGCCGGATTGGTGAATTTCTAAAACGCAAAACGCTGCCCTTTAATGGCTATGGAGAGCAAGTCGCCCATCTGTATAAAGGCATGGATTTGGCAAAATTTTTCTAG